A genomic stretch from Bordetella sp. N includes:
- a CDS encoding universal stress protein yields the protein MYRKILVALDGSDVAQAAFEHALHLGSTEKAEVVPVYIVEYSSAYYTSAVYGVTPFRDAMTEEANKVVAAANERLAAAGVRGKARFIDKEGITQTIAQQLQETAVEEGADLVVLGTHGRRGFQRMVLGSVAEAFLRLSTTPVLLVPAKAAA from the coding sequence ATGTATCGCAAAATTCTGGTCGCCCTCGACGGCAGTGACGTGGCCCAGGCCGCTTTCGAGCATGCCCTGCACCTGGGCAGCACGGAAAAGGCGGAAGTGGTGCCGGTCTATATCGTCGAATACTCCAGCGCCTATTACACGTCCGCCGTCTATGGCGTGACGCCCTTCCGCGACGCCATGACCGAGGAAGCCAACAAGGTCGTGGCCGCCGCCAACGAACGCCTGGCCGCCGCCGGCGTGCGCGGCAAGGCGCGTTTCATCGACAAGGAAGGCATCACCCAGACCATCGCCCAGCAATTGCAGGAAACCGCGGTGGAAGAGGGCGCCGACCTGGTGGTGCTGGGCACCCACGGCCGCCGTGGCTTCCAGCGCATGGTGCTGGGCAGCGTCGCCGAGGCGTTCCTGCGGCTGTCGACGACGCCGGTGCTGCTGGTGCCGGCCAAGGCTGCTGCCTGA
- a CDS encoding universal stress protein → MFKRIAVHLDDDAACTRRVRAAAQVARDHQAALVGIYTSYLPPQYAYDEGIVPDDVYAVLQRRLTDNRKAAHGLLLQAAREVDVPVQWRAPEGSPAEALARHARTCDLLVLGQSGEDDPESVVTPYFTESIIMTLGRPVLIIPTGGDLPPLGRNVMFCWDQGREAARTLADSDPVLRRAAEVLVLSVTSRPVTPANRDDLHDYFAAHGYPAPQRVLRDGHQNEVGRIILECADERGSDLLIMGAYGHHRLREWVMGGACSAVLRATTVPVLLSH, encoded by the coding sequence ATGTTCAAGCGCATCGCCGTCCACCTCGATGACGACGCCGCGTGCACGCGCCGCGTGCGGGCCGCGGCTCAGGTCGCCCGCGACCATCAGGCCGCCCTGGTCGGCATCTACACCAGCTACCTGCCGCCGCAGTATGCCTACGACGAAGGTATCGTTCCGGACGACGTCTACGCCGTGCTGCAACGCCGCCTGACGGACAATCGCAAGGCCGCGCACGGGCTGCTGCTGCAGGCCGCCCGCGAGGTCGACGTGCCCGTCCAATGGCGCGCTCCCGAAGGCTCGCCCGCGGAAGCGCTGGCCCGCCATGCGCGCACCTGTGACCTGCTGGTGCTGGGCCAATCCGGCGAGGACGACCCGGAAAGCGTGGTCACCCCGTACTTCACCGAGTCCATCATCATGACCCTGGGCCGGCCGGTATTGATCATCCCGACGGGCGGCGACCTGCCGCCGCTGGGCCGCAACGTCATGTTCTGCTGGGACCAGGGCCGCGAGGCCGCGCGCACGCTGGCCGACAGCGACCCCGTCCTGCGGCGCGCCGCTGAAGTGCTGGTGCTGTCGGTGACCTCCCGGCCCGTCACCCCCGCCAACCGGGACGATCTGCACGATTACTTCGCCGCGCACGGCTATCCGGCTCCCCAGCGAGTGCTGCGCGACGGCCATCAGAACGAAGTCGGCCGGATCATCCTGGAATGCGCCGACGAGCGCGGCAGCGACCTTTTGATCATGGGCGCCTACGGCCATCACCGCTTGCGCGAATGGGTCATGGGCGGCGCGTGCAGCGCGGTATTGCGCGCGACCACCGTGCCTGTGCTCCTGTCGCACTGA
- a CDS encoding PAS domain-containing sensor histidine kinase: protein MPSVLPSLLLALACIALGFAAARVLQRRPASKGPATGHPAPATAAAAATPQSATAAPAVAHSAAGATPRPAGPSETRLYGIIQSAMEAIITVDASQTIIIFNPAAERIFLCPATEAIGTSLNRFIPRRFRHTHPQDLARFGRTGVSERQMGGDRKVTGLRANGEEFPLEASISQWEDEHGKLYTVQLRDVTERERANRELEVSRNELTRLSTAIQNIREEEKTHIARELHDDLGQSLTAMKMGLSLLEGMLPADATSARTQTASLHALINATVGSVRRIASNLRPVMLDDLGLFAAVEWLAQDFSERYAISTDVQTTGEQIELGHELTTAIFRIVQEAFTNTARHAGATRITLRLDCDPQHCRIDIRDNGVGATATQMAKTESFGLLGIRERVRLLGGTLALNSEPGQGFHLVAVVPITSQTAEETS from the coding sequence ATGCCATCGGTCCTGCCGTCGCTACTGCTTGCTTTAGCCTGTATCGCCCTGGGTTTCGCCGCCGCGCGCGTGCTGCAGCGCCGGCCCGCGTCCAAGGGCCCGGCAACCGGGCACCCTGCGCCGGCGACCGCTGCCGCGGCAGCCACGCCCCAGTCGGCCACCGCCGCGCCTGCCGTGGCGCATTCCGCCGCCGGCGCCACGCCCCGCCCGGCGGGCCCCAGCGAGACGCGCCTCTACGGCATCATCCAATCCGCCATGGAGGCCATCATTACGGTGGATGCCTCCCAGACCATCATCATTTTCAATCCCGCCGCCGAGCGCATCTTCCTGTGCCCCGCCACCGAAGCCATCGGCACGTCGCTCAATCGCTTCATCCCGCGCCGCTTCCGCCATACGCACCCGCAGGATCTGGCGCGCTTCGGCCGTACCGGCGTGTCGGAACGGCAGATGGGCGGCGACCGCAAGGTCACGGGCCTGCGCGCCAATGGCGAGGAATTTCCCCTCGAAGCCTCCATTTCGCAATGGGAGGACGAACACGGCAAGCTGTACACCGTGCAATTGCGCGACGTCACCGAACGCGAGCGGGCCAATCGCGAACTGGAAGTGTCGCGCAATGAGCTGACCCGCCTGTCGACCGCCATCCAGAACATCCGCGAAGAGGAAAAGACCCATATCGCGCGCGAACTGCACGACGACCTGGGCCAAAGCCTGACCGCCATGAAGATGGGCCTGTCCCTGCTGGAAGGCATGCTGCCGGCCGATGCGACGTCGGCGCGCACGCAGACCGCATCGCTGCATGCCCTGATCAACGCCACCGTGGGCTCGGTGCGGCGCATCGCCTCCAACTTGCGGCCAGTCATGTTGGATGACCTGGGACTTTTCGCGGCGGTCGAATGGCTGGCCCAGGACTTCAGCGAGCGCTACGCTATTTCGACGGATGTTCAAACCACCGGCGAACAGATAGAGTTGGGCCATGAACTCACCACAGCGATATTTCGCATCGTCCAGGAAGCGTTCACCAACACCGCGCGCCATGCCGGCGCCACCCGCATCACGCTGCGGCTCGACTGCGATCCGCAACACTGCCGCATCGATATTCGCGACAACGGCGTCGGCGCAACCGCCACGCAAATGGCCAAGACGGAATCCTTCGGTTTGCTGGGCATCCGCGAGCGCGTGCGCCTGTTGGGCGGCACCCTCGCTCTGAACAGCGAGCCCGGGCAAGGCTTCCATCTGGTCGCTGTCGTGCCCATCACCTCCCAGACAGCCGAAGAGACATCATGA
- a CDS encoding response regulator transcription factor, with the protein MTRILLADDHTLVREGLKQILGMAEGLAVGGEASNGAEALTLLRQGEWDVLLLDLSMPGRSGVELIRQIKDEFPRLPILVLTMHGEQQYAVRALKAGASGYLTKESAAAELVAAVRKVAAGGVYLNMDIAEKIARDFQPEATALPHQQLSDREYSVFRHLAMGRTIGEIAALLCISGKTISTYKTRVQQKMRINNQAELIHYAIKHRLLDETGESVE; encoded by the coding sequence ATGACGCGCATTCTGCTTGCCGACGATCACACCCTGGTCCGGGAAGGGTTGAAACAGATCCTGGGAATGGCCGAGGGCCTGGCGGTCGGGGGCGAGGCCTCCAACGGCGCCGAGGCCTTGACCCTGCTGCGCCAGGGCGAATGGGACGTGCTGCTGCTGGACCTGTCCATGCCGGGCCGCAGCGGCGTCGAACTGATACGCCAGATCAAGGATGAATTCCCGCGCCTGCCCATCCTGGTACTCACCATGCACGGCGAACAGCAATACGCGGTGCGCGCGCTGAAGGCAGGCGCGTCCGGCTACCTGACCAAGGAAAGCGCCGCCGCGGAACTGGTGGCGGCGGTGCGCAAGGTGGCCGCGGGCGGCGTTTACCTGAACATGGATATCGCCGAAAAAATCGCGCGCGACTTCCAACCCGAGGCCACCGCCCTGCCCCACCAGCAGTTGTCCGATCGCGAGTATTCGGTGTTCCGCCATCTGGCCATGGGCCGCACCATCGGCGAAATCGCCGCCCTGCTTTGCATCAGCGGCAAGACCATCAGCACGTACAAGACGCGGGTCCAGCAGAAGATGCGCATCAACAATCAGGCGGAGCTGATCCACTACGCCATCAAGCATCGGCTGCTGGACGAGACCGGCGAAAGCGTCGAATAG
- a CDS encoding MFS transporter, with amino-acid sequence MTAVAPPLSEPAVRPFAIPNYRRQWAADLSTSCAFEIETLALAWYVLVETGSVVLMAAIASLQYLGTLISPVLGALSDRHGQRNAMLAMRLFYAVVAAMLLLFAQMHWLTPYLALGFATLSGLIRPSDMGMRNVVTSGIVPGYLMLPAIGLSRLTVDLARMGGALTGAALMATLGLAWAYVIVVGLYATAALLTSRLSLERPGLHPGGTTVFGQFQAALRSVRGTPAQTATMIMAFLVNFSAFPFVTGLLPYVAKDRFGMDEYGLGMLICITATGSVTSSILLSRLRLAHPAMTMLCFSFIWHGLNIAFGATSWLPLAFVLIFLAGVAQNLCMIPMAAFLLGNVAPAVRGSVMGLRSMAIYGLPLGLMLAGLILNHGAAFWLVALAFGLGGISVTSMVWLKYRSVLGAGAK; translated from the coding sequence GTGACGGCGGTGGCTCCCCCTTTGTCCGAACCGGCCGTCCGGCCGTTCGCCATCCCGAATTACCGGCGGCAGTGGGCCGCGGACCTCAGCACTTCTTGCGCATTCGAAATCGAAACGCTGGCCCTGGCCTGGTACGTCCTGGTTGAAACGGGGTCGGTGGTGCTGATGGCCGCCATCGCGTCCTTGCAGTACCTGGGCACCCTGATATCCCCGGTGCTGGGCGCGCTGAGCGACCGCCATGGCCAACGCAACGCCATGCTGGCGATGCGCCTGTTCTACGCCGTCGTGGCCGCCATGCTGCTGTTGTTCGCCCAGATGCACTGGCTGACACCGTATCTGGCCCTGGGCTTCGCCACGCTCAGCGGCCTGATCCGGCCATCGGACATGGGCATGCGCAATGTCGTGACCAGCGGCATCGTGCCGGGCTATCTGATGTTGCCCGCCATCGGCCTGTCGCGCCTGACCGTGGACCTGGCGCGAATGGGCGGGGCGCTGACGGGCGCCGCATTGATGGCCACCCTGGGCCTGGCATGGGCGTATGTCATCGTGGTGGGGCTATACGCCACCGCGGCCCTGCTGACGTCGCGCCTGAGCCTGGAGCGGCCGGGCCTGCATCCGGGCGGCACGACGGTATTCGGCCAGTTCCAGGCGGCGCTGCGCTCCGTTCGGGGAACGCCGGCGCAGACCGCCACGATGATCATGGCGTTCCTGGTGAACTTCTCGGCATTTCCTTTCGTGACCGGGCTGCTGCCTTATGTCGCCAAGGATCGCTTCGGCATGGACGAATACGGCTTGGGGATGTTGATCTGCATCACCGCGACCGGCAGCGTGACGTCGTCCATTCTGCTGTCGCGGCTGCGCCTGGCGCATCCCGCCATGACCATGTTGTGCTTCAGCTTCATCTGGCATGGCCTGAACATCGCGTTCGGGGCCACCAGCTGGCTGCCGCTGGCCTTCGTGCTTATCTTCCTTGCCGGTGTGGCGCAGAACCTCTGCATGATCCCGATGGCGGCCTTCCTGCTCGGTAATGTCGCGCCGGCGGTGCGGGGCAGCGTGATGGGCCTGCGATCGATGGCGATCTATGGGCTGCCGCTGGGGCTGATGCTGGCCGGACTCATCCTCAATCACGGCGCGGCGTTCTGGCTGGTCGCCCTGGCCTTCGGCCTGGGCGGCATCTCAGTCACGTCGATGGTGTGGCTCAAGTACCGGTCGGTGCTGGGGGCCGGCGCGAAATAA
- a CDS encoding DUF2269 domain-containing protein, whose protein sequence is MNAYLVVKALHILSSVLMVGTGFGTAFYLFFTNRTRNVASIATVARLVVRADLWFTTPAVIFQPLSGLWLAHSVGWSWDTPWILLSIVLYVLAGVCWLPVVWLQAEMAKMAATAHADGATALPARYWRYALWWERLGYPAFIAMVVVYFVMVLKPAL, encoded by the coding sequence ATGAACGCCTATCTGGTGGTGAAGGCTTTGCATATCCTGTCGTCGGTTCTGATGGTGGGTACCGGTTTCGGGACGGCGTTCTATCTCTTCTTCACCAACCGCACCCGCAACGTGGCATCCATCGCGACGGTCGCGCGACTGGTCGTCCGGGCCGACCTGTGGTTCACCACGCCGGCCGTGATCTTCCAACCCCTGTCGGGCCTGTGGCTGGCGCACAGCGTCGGCTGGTCCTGGGATACCCCCTGGATCCTGCTGTCCATCGTCTTGTACGTCCTGGCCGGCGTATGCTGGCTGCCGGTGGTCTGGCTGCAGGCCGAGATGGCGAAGATGGCGGCCACGGCGCATGCCGACGGCGCCACGGCCTTGCCGGCCCGTTACTGGCGCTACGCGCTGTGGTGGGAGCGCCTGGGGTACCCCGCGTTCATCGCCATGGTTGTCGTGTACTTCGTGATGGTCCTCAAGCCGGCGCTGTGA
- a CDS encoding SDR family oxidoreductase: protein MIEDSVKAQGSKDSVLPPTGLNILVCGARGFVGSALCEALVRAGHKVIKGVRNPSHVDEIAIDYARDTDPADWTARLQGIDVVINAVGILIEGKNQTFDLLHRRAPIALFDASAKAGVRRIVQISALGAQTGTSAYFRSKLAADEHLRALPVAHHILRPALVYGMAGASSRAFRNLATLPAHPLPAGGHQPLRPIHVDELAEIVVTLLRSERRDDQPLDLVGGREVTYRGMLATYRAALGFPPAWGIPIPAPLMAASAALLNRVPGSMLTRDTWRMLAAGNTADVAVTASVLGRTPAAIDTFIRPQEAPMLRAQALANWRTPLLRGALAFTWIATAICSAFIYPQAASLELLARVHLHGTLALLVLYLASALDLVLGLATLLRPGRRLWAAQGALILGYSVLIAIALPEYLWHPFGPILKNVPILALLFILLSEEERS, encoded by the coding sequence ATGATCGAAGATTCGGTGAAAGCGCAAGGCAGCAAGGACAGCGTTCTACCCCCGACGGGCCTGAACATACTGGTCTGCGGCGCGCGCGGTTTCGTCGGCAGCGCGCTGTGCGAGGCCCTGGTGCGCGCCGGCCATAAGGTGATCAAGGGCGTGAGAAACCCCAGCCACGTCGACGAGATCGCCATCGACTACGCCCGCGATACCGATCCCGCCGATTGGACCGCGCGCCTGCAAGGCATCGATGTCGTCATCAACGCCGTGGGCATCCTCATCGAGGGCAAGAACCAGACCTTCGACCTGTTGCACCGGCGCGCCCCCATCGCCCTGTTCGACGCAAGCGCCAAGGCAGGCGTGCGGCGCATCGTGCAGATTTCCGCGCTGGGCGCGCAGACCGGCACCAGCGCGTACTTCCGCAGCAAACTTGCCGCGGACGAACATCTGCGCGCCTTGCCTGTCGCTCACCATATCCTGCGGCCCGCCCTGGTGTATGGAATGGCCGGCGCATCGTCGCGTGCCTTCCGCAACCTGGCGACGCTGCCCGCGCATCCGCTGCCGGCCGGCGGCCATCAACCGCTGCGGCCCATCCACGTCGATGAACTGGCCGAGATCGTCGTGACCCTGCTGCGGTCAGAGCGCCGTGACGACCAGCCCCTGGACCTGGTGGGGGGCAGGGAAGTGACGTATCGCGGCATGCTCGCCACCTATCGCGCCGCGCTGGGCTTCCCCCCCGCATGGGGCATCCCGATTCCGGCGCCGCTCATGGCAGCGAGTGCCGCGCTGCTGAATCGCGTGCCCGGATCCATGCTCACCCGCGATACCTGGCGCATGCTGGCGGCGGGCAATACCGCTGACGTCGCGGTCACCGCGAGCGTCTTGGGACGCACGCCCGCCGCCATCGACACCTTCATCCGGCCGCAAGAGGCCCCCATGCTGCGCGCGCAGGCGCTGGCCAACTGGCGCACGCCTTTGCTGCGGGGCGCGCTGGCCTTCACCTGGATAGCCACCGCGATCTGCAGCGCCTTCATCTACCCCCAGGCGGCCAGCCTGGAGCTGCTGGCGCGCGTGCATCTGCACGGCACCCTGGCGCTGCTGGTGTTGTACCTGGCGTCGGCCCTGGACCTGGTCCTGGGCCTGGCCACCCTGCTGCGGCCCGGCCGGCGGCTGTGGGCGGCGCAGGGCGCGCTGATCCTGGGTTACTCGGTACTTATCGCCATCGCCTTGCCTGAGTACCTGTGGCATCCCTTCGGTCCGATTCTCAAGAATGTGCCCATTCTGGCGCTGTTGTTCATTTTGCTTAGCGAGGAGGAAAGATCATGA
- a CDS encoding GbsR/MarR family transcriptional regulator, with protein MKLTPVSERFILHWGEMGSRWGVNRTVAQIHALLYLLGRPVPADEIADTLGVARSNVSTSLKELQAWRLAKVVHVMGDRRDHFETSTDVWELFKLIVEGRRQREIDPTLTVLRDSLASPQIEDEDAAAQQRIRDTLVFLETLTTWTDEMLRMKPDTLMKTLGVGAKISRVVRRTK; from the coding sequence ATGAAACTCACCCCCGTCTCCGAACGATTCATCCTCCACTGGGGCGAAATGGGCTCCCGCTGGGGCGTCAATCGCACGGTCGCGCAGATCCACGCCTTGCTGTATCTGCTGGGCCGCCCGGTGCCGGCGGACGAGATCGCCGATACCCTGGGCGTGGCACGCTCCAATGTCAGCACCAGCCTGAAAGAACTGCAAGCCTGGCGACTGGCCAAGGTGGTCCATGTGATGGGAGACCGCCGTGACCATTTCGAGACCTCGACGGACGTCTGGGAATTGTTCAAGCTGATCGTCGAAGGACGGCGCCAACGCGAGATCGATCCCACACTGACCGTGCTGCGCGACAGCCTGGCCAGTCCGCAGATCGAAGACGAGGACGCCGCCGCCCAGCAACGCATCCGCGACACCCTGGTCTTCCTGGAAACCTTGACGACCTGGACCGACGAGATGCTGCGCATGAAGCCCGATACGCTGATGAAGACGCTGGGCGTGGGGGCGAAGATCAGCCGGGTGGTGCGACGCACGAAATAA
- a CDS encoding DNA/RNA non-specific endonuclease, whose protein sequence is MRSDTISDILRRIAATRDERGHTRSLVAAGDWRKADNDTTRCVAFDARVRRESGLAEAVRGTNDFQPAAFLPQGATARRAVGRVLLQTPASSLSGTGFLISPTLFITNQHVLADAQAASQATVIFDDELDEHGLPRPRTIFRLAPERCAVFSDEQDLDYAVVALGERVQGDATVDELGYCPISFTPDRHRKGMNVNIIQHPEGMPKTIAIRNNLLTARTDTRLLYETDTDFGSSGAPVYNDQWDVVALHHYGAPSAPAADTTQVNEGVRISSIYQDLQDRLPQLDVDAAALLNTALALWVDPVPATGKQLERRTPVAALAAEAQVLPATAPKTLKRLPERAIVDTDYSNRNGFDGKFVPGLKLDLAKIAAPRQAVIAPLRADAAAAGTSAGERAKASSKTSTKAASKASAAKTAKAIGKATTSGELRYENFSILMHKARRFALLTATNIDGATWLSIDRKTGQPAAEQPEGDVWYNDPRIDPSYTVGQTFYSGWSNLFDRGHLTRREDPNWGEFATRANADTFHFTNCTPQHWKFNESIEYWQGIERYVLEKGIFDSGKDKPVTVLQGPVYDDVNDQWADDVQIPSAFWKVVAWKGAAGLKAVAMIADQTALLTLQRHGGSAPPPRDTTVSVLQFRASIATIESKTGLDLSALRKYDTAGGDLPVVGEALLPITRWEDIPLE, encoded by the coding sequence ATGCGTTCGGACACCATCAGCGACATCCTGCGGCGGATCGCCGCGACCCGCGACGAGCGCGGGCACACACGGTCCCTGGTGGCCGCGGGCGACTGGCGCAAGGCAGACAACGACACCACGCGCTGCGTGGCCTTCGACGCGCGCGTCAGGCGTGAGTCCGGCCTGGCCGAAGCCGTGCGCGGCACCAATGACTTCCAACCCGCGGCCTTCCTGCCACAAGGCGCCACCGCGCGCCGGGCAGTGGGACGGGTGCTGCTGCAAACGCCGGCCTCGTCGCTCTCCGGTACGGGCTTTCTTATCAGCCCGACCTTGTTCATCACCAACCAGCACGTGCTGGCCGATGCCCAGGCCGCCAGCCAGGCGACGGTGATCTTCGACGATGAACTGGACGAACACGGCCTGCCCCGTCCGCGCACGATTTTCAGGCTGGCTCCGGAACGCTGCGCCGTGTTCTCGGATGAACAGGACCTGGACTATGCGGTGGTCGCGCTGGGCGAACGTGTGCAGGGCGACGCGACGGTGGACGAACTGGGCTACTGCCCCATCAGCTTCACACCCGACCGCCACCGCAAGGGGATGAACGTCAACATCATCCAGCATCCGGAAGGCATGCCCAAGACCATCGCCATCCGCAACAACCTGCTGACGGCACGCACTGATACCCGCCTGCTGTACGAGACCGACACGGACTTCGGGTCCTCCGGAGCACCGGTGTACAACGATCAATGGGATGTGGTGGCGCTGCATCACTACGGCGCGCCGTCAGCGCCGGCCGCGGACACCACGCAGGTCAACGAGGGCGTTCGTATCAGCAGCATCTACCAGGATCTGCAGGACCGTCTGCCTCAGCTGGACGTAGATGCGGCCGCCCTGCTAAACACGGCACTGGCTCTGTGGGTAGATCCCGTGCCGGCAACCGGTAAACAACTGGAACGGCGTACACCCGTGGCGGCCCTCGCGGCCGAGGCGCAAGTGCTTCCCGCTACGGCACCCAAGACCCTCAAGCGCCTGCCCGAGCGCGCCATCGTCGACACCGACTACAGCAACCGCAACGGCTTCGACGGCAAGTTCGTGCCGGGCCTGAAACTGGATCTGGCCAAGATCGCCGCCCCGCGCCAGGCCGTCATCGCCCCATTGCGGGCCGACGCAGCCGCGGCGGGCACCTCTGCGGGCGAGCGGGCCAAGGCGAGCTCCAAGACCAGCACGAAGGCAGCAAGCAAGGCCAGCGCCGCGAAAACCGCCAAGGCAATCGGCAAAGCCACGACGTCCGGCGAACTGCGCTACGAGAATTTCAGCATCCTGATGCACAAGGCGCGCCGCTTCGCCCTGCTCACAGCCACCAACATCGACGGCGCCACCTGGCTGTCGATCGACCGCAAGACCGGCCAGCCGGCTGCCGAGCAACCGGAAGGCGACGTCTGGTACAACGACCCGCGCATCGACCCGTCCTACACCGTGGGACAAACGTTTTATTCAGGCTGGAGCAACCTGTTCGACCGCGGCCACCTGACCCGCCGCGAAGACCCGAACTGGGGCGAGTTCGCCACCCGCGCCAACGCCGACACCTTCCACTTCACCAACTGCACGCCGCAGCATTGGAAGTTCAACGAGTCGATCGAATACTGGCAGGGCATAGAACGCTATGTCCTGGAAAAAGGCATCTTCGACAGCGGCAAGGACAAGCCGGTGACCGTATTGCAAGGGCCGGTCTACGACGACGTCAACGATCAGTGGGCGGACGACGTGCAGATCCCGTCGGCCTTCTGGAAAGTGGTGGCATGGAAAGGCGCCGCTGGCCTGAAAGCGGTTGCGATGATCGCCGACCAGACCGCCCTGCTCACCCTGCAACGCCACGGCGGCTCCGCGCCGCCGCCGCGCGACACGACGGTCAGCGTATTGCAGTTCCGCGCGTCCATCGCGACCATCGAAAGCAAGACCGGCCTGGACTTGAGCGCGCTGCGCAAGTACGACACCGCGGGCGGCGACCTGCCCGTGGTCGGCGAAGCCCTGCTCCCCATCACGCGATGGGAAGACATCCCGCTGGAATGA
- a CDS encoding amino acid ABC transporter ATP-binding protein, with the protein MIEIDNLSKCFGDHVVLKDISLRVQRGSVVAMIGPSGSGKSTLLRCINLLTMPDGGRIRVGERSMDFAEGGAGRRIHEKELASYRATTGMVFQHFNLFPHMTTLQNVMEGPVTVKKVPKPQAREQALELLTRVGLAEKADAYPDMLSGGQKQRVAIARALALQPAVMLFDEATSALDPELVGEVLAVIKTLAEDGMTMILVTHEIAFAREVADQVIFMRDGVVVEAGPAAQVIDNPTQAATQSFLARFNKA; encoded by the coding sequence ATGATCGAGATCGATAATCTCAGCAAGTGCTTCGGCGATCACGTCGTGCTGAAGGATATTTCGCTGCGCGTGCAGCGCGGCTCCGTGGTGGCGATGATCGGGCCTTCGGGCTCCGGCAAGTCCACCTTGCTCCGCTGCATCAACCTGCTGACCATGCCCGACGGCGGCAGGATCCGCGTGGGTGAGCGCAGCATGGATTTCGCCGAGGGCGGCGCCGGCCGACGCATCCACGAGAAAGAACTGGCCAGCTACCGCGCCACCACCGGCATGGTGTTCCAGCACTTCAATCTGTTCCCCCACATGACCACGCTGCAGAATGTCATGGAAGGGCCGGTGACGGTGAAGAAAGTGCCGAAGCCGCAGGCACGCGAACAGGCCTTGGAATTGCTCACGCGCGTGGGTCTGGCGGAAAAGGCCGATGCCTATCCCGACATGCTGTCGGGCGGGCAGAAGCAGCGCGTGGCCATCGCGCGCGCCCTGGCACTGCAGCCGGCCGTCATGCTGTTCGACGAAGCCACGTCGGCGCTGGATCCTGAACTGGTCGGCGAAGTGCTGGCCGTGATCAAGACGCTGGCGGAAGACGGGATGACCATGATTCTGGTCACCCACGAGATCGCCTTCGCGCGCGAAGTGGCCGACCAGGTGATCTTCATGCGCGACGGCGTGGTTGTCGAAGCGGGCCCGGCCGCGCAGGTCATCGACAACCCGACGCAAGCCGCGACCCAATCGTTCCTGGCGCGCTTCAACAAGGCTTGA
- a CDS encoding amino acid ABC transporter permease, which produces MYQWDFGAIWVYHKLLLSGLAYTVVYTVFVVAAGLALGLVVGIGRVRAPLFIAGILRAYVEIFRCTPVLVQLIWFYYALPVLANIEMSPTTAAALSLTLYGGAFYSEIVRAGILGIDWGQTEAGLAMGMRNKQVMRRIILPQAFRRMVPPLMSQSIMQLKNTSLLSVIAVPDLLYQAQSAAHDSYRPLELYTITAICYFIVLFPATLWSKRIENRLATQDRNA; this is translated from the coding sequence GTGTATCAGTGGGACTTTGGCGCCATCTGGGTCTACCACAAGCTATTGCTGAGTGGCCTGGCCTATACCGTCGTGTATACGGTATTCGTGGTCGCGGCGGGCTTGGCCCTGGGCCTGGTGGTTGGCATCGGGCGCGTGCGTGCTCCGCTATTCATCGCCGGCATTCTGCGCGCCTATGTGGAAATCTTCCGCTGCACGCCGGTGCTCGTGCAGTTGATCTGGTTCTACTACGCGCTGCCGGTTCTGGCGAACATCGAGATGTCGCCCACCACGGCCGCCGCCTTGTCCTTGACCCTGTACGGCGGCGCGTTCTACTCGGAGATCGTGCGCGCGGGTATTCTGGGCATCGATTGGGGCCAGACGGAAGCCGGCCTGGCCATGGGCATGCGCAACAAGCAGGTCATGCGGCGCATCATCCTGCCGCAGGCCTTCCGCCGCATGGTGCCTCCGCTGATGAGCCAGTCGATCATGCAGTTGAAGAACACGTCGCTGCTATCCGTCATCGCCGTGCCGGATCTGCTGTACCAGGCCCAGTCGGCCGCGCATGATTCGTATCGCCCGCTGGAGCTCTACACGATTACGGCCATCTGCTATTTCATCGTGCTGTTCCCGGCCACGCTTTGGTCCAAACGCATCGAGAATCGTCTGGCCACCCAGGACAGGAATGCGTGA